The nucleotide sequence CCTTACATCGCAGCCAAAGCCGGCGGTCTGCCCGGTGATTTGACCTTTAGCTGGTACGCCGTGGACAAGACCCAGCAACCGTGGGTGGTCAGCTTCCAGCTGAACTGGCCCCGCGATCACGGGCCCACCGTGACCAGTTGGATGCTGCAGGTGGCCAAGCAGGACTTCGCGCTGATCGCGCCGCATGCATAGCGGTCTCAAACACAAAGCTATGGGTTCTGCATGCAAGTCGGCGAATCGCTTGAAGCGCGACCGGCGGCGAAAGTACCGTGACGCCTATGTTCGCGAATGGATTGGGAACCGTGGCGATCGCGGTCGGCGTTTGTATCGGAGCAGCAGCACCCGCCGTCGCTGAAACCGCGCTCGATTCCGACCAGGACATGTTTGGCGGCCTCACCTGCAACTGCTCGCAGGAAGTCCCACCCGCCGACTCGCTTCTCAGCGAAATCAATCGAGGGCTGCAGCACGCGGGTTCAGCGGGGTTGCCCGGACCAACGACACCGATCGAGCACGGGTGATCGCTAGATTCGAAGCGTCCAGCCCGATCCGCGCCGGTGTAGGACGGTGCGACTCAGCGGTTTAATATCCATGCGCCAGAACGCATTTGGCGATGCGCCAAGGGCGGTTAGGATCGCCGCGCGGATGACGGCGGGGTGGGTGACGGCGACCGTGCGCGAGGCGTTGTCGGAAAGCGATGCCAGCCACGCCGCCACCCGGTCGACCAGGTCGGCGATCGACTCACCGCCGTGCGGCGCCTGACGTGGATCGGTCAGCCAGACGTCCAGGTCGGCGGGCGGGACATCGTCGAGCGCGCGCCCACGCCACCGTCCGCAATTCAGGTCGGCCAACCGTGGCTCGATGACCGGCCGTAACCCCAGCAGTTGGGCGGTTTGCCGAGCCCGCCGCTCGGGTGCGGTGAGTTGGCGTGTGCCGCTTTTGATTTCAAATCCCACCGCCGCTTGCCTGCACCCGCTGTCGTTGAGTGGCTCGTCGGCCGAGAACCGCGCGGCCGCCATGGCGTCGGTCATCGCGTGCGACACCAAGGTCAGCCGGACGAGCTCGGTCATGGCCCCGTCACGCGGTGATGCTCGATGCCCGCTCCCCCAGCAGCCGGCCCGCCAGCCTCCCGAACAGCAGACCGATGGTCACCCACAGCAGGAGCTGGGTAGCCAGCGAAACCAACCTGAACTCGTAGAGCACGTCGGCGGGAAAGCCCGGGTAGCTGATCACGCCCGCGGCGTCACGCAGCGGTTGGGGCGTCTCCGCCACGTCGGGCAGCAACGCGTACACCCCGGCGACCACCACCACGTAGGCCGCGGTCGCCAGCACGCCGGCGTTCCATGCACCGACGCGGGTGCTGAGCCGCCGCGCCAGTCGCACCGCCGCAATCGTCAGTGCCACCGACACCAGCACAGCGACGAGATACCAACCGGTGCGCATGCCGATCGTGTCCGCCTGACCCACGGCCGGCGGGTTGGGTGGATACTTCAGAAACGGCACCAAATAGACGGATACGAAGACGCCAGAGGCGAGCAGCAACGAAAGCCTCGAAATGCTTTGTGGCGCAGGGTTGTCGGCGCGCGCGAACACCACACAGAACAGCACCGCGAACAGCGCGCCCATCGCCAATCCGAAAAGCAGCACACCGAAACCCAGTCCGGCGTTGGCTTGCACGCCGCGGGTGAACAGGTCGGCTCCGTGTTCGTGCACACCCGGCGCCCGCTCGGCGGCGGTGCGGCCGTCCTCATACGCGATGGCGCGCCCGATGATCGGCTCGGCACACAGGCGGGCGAACACGAACGACACCACGGCGCCCATTAAACCGGCCAGGAGACCGCGTGCGATCAGACGCCTCTCCACGTCGGATAACTCAGTGGCAGGGGAACCCGAGCAGATGCCTTGCGTCGTGCATGAATTCGTGCACGTGGGAGTCGCTGCCGAACAACGACACCGCGCCCTGGTCGACGCCGACGAAGTACAGCGCCAACAACGCCAGGAACACAGTCGCCGCCAACCAAAGCGCGGCACTAGCCACGGACAGGTCAACCGATCGAGGTGCTGTCGTCACCGAGCTCCTCGCTTTGGCCACGTTCGACTCCTTTTCGCTAGTTGGCGCTCTGCCCCTCGGCGCTGTGCGCACCGGCCTTGGCCAGGTCCGGCTCGGCCGGCGGCTTGCGCGTTCCGACGAACGTGAACACCGCGTCCTCGCCGGCGCTCTCGCCGTCCCAGTTGTCCACGTCGACGGTGACGATCTGTCCCGGTCCGACCTCCTCGAAGAGGATCTTCTCGGAGAGCTGGTCCTCGATCTCGCGCTGGATGGTGCGCCGCAACGGGCGGGCACCCAGCACCGGGTCGAAGCCCCGCTTGGCCAGCAGTGACTTGGCCTTGTCGGTCAGCTCCAGGGCCATGTCCTTGCTCTTGAGCTGGGCCGCGACCCGGCCGATCATCAGGTCCACCATCTGGATGATCTCGTCGCGAGTCAGCTGGTGGAAGACGATCGTTTCGTCGATGCGGTTGAGGAACTCCGGGCGGAAGTGCTTCTTGAGCTCGTCGTTGACCTTCTGCTTCATCCGCTCGTAGTCGTTGTCACCGCCACCCTGCGAGAAGCCCAGCCCGACCGGCTTGGAGATGTCGGACGTGCCCAGGTTGGAGGTGAAGATCAGCACGGTGTTCTTGAAGTCCACCGTGCGGCCCTGGCCGTCGGTGAGCCGGCCGTCCTCGAGGACCTGCAACAGGCTGTTGTAGATCTCCTGGTGCGCCTTCTCGATCTCGTCGAACAACACCACGGAAAACGGCTTGCGCCGCACCTTCTCGGTGAGCTGGCCGCCCTCCTCGTAGCCGACATATCCGGGCGGGGCACCGAACAGCCGCGACGCGGTGAACCGGTCGTGGAACTCGCCCATGTCGATCTGGATGAGGGCGTCGTCGTCGCCGAACAGGAAGTTGGCCAACGCCTTGGACAGCTCGGTCTTACCGACACCGGACGGGCCGGCGAAGATGAACGAGCCCGACGGCCGCTTCGGGTCCTTCAGCCCGGCGCGGGTGCGGCGGATCGCCTTGGAGACGGCCTTGACGGCATCCACCTGGCCGATGATCCGCTTGTGCAGCTCGTCCTCCATGCGCAGCAGGCGCGTGGTCTCGGCCTCGGTGAGCTTGAACACCGGAATGCCGGTCCAGTTGCCCAGCACCTCGGCGATCTCGTTGTCGTCCACCTCGGCCACCACGTCCAGATCGCCTGAACGCCATTGCTTTTCGCGTTCGGCGCGCTGTGCGACCAGGGTCTTCTCCCGGTCCCGCAGGCTGGCGGCCTTCTCGAAGTCCTGGGCGTCGATCGCCGATTCCTTCTCCCGGCGCGCCTCGGCGATCTTCTCGTCGAACTCGCGCAGGTCTGGCGGCGCGGTCATCCGGCGGATGCGCATCCGCGCGCCCGCCTCGTCGATCAGGTCGATCGCCTTGTCCGGCAGGAACCGGTCGTTGATGTAACGGTCGGCCAGGGTGGCCGCGGCCACCAGCGCCGCATCCGAGATCGACACCCGGTGGTGCGCCTCGTAGCGGTCCCGCAGGCCCTTGAGGATCTCGATGGTGTGCTCCACCGTCGGCTCGCCCACCTGCACCGGCTGGAAGCGGCGCTCCAGCGCCGCGTCCTTCTCGATGTATTTGCGGTACTCGTCGAGCGTGGTGGCGCCGATCGTCTGCAGCTCGCCGCGGGCCAGCTTGGGCTTCAGGATGCTCGCCGCATCGATCGCGCCCTCGGCGGCACCGGCCCCGACCAGCGTGTGCAGCTCGTCGATGAACAGGATGATGTCGCCGCGGGTATTGATCTCCTTGAGCACCTTCTTCAGGCGCTCCTCGAAGTCACCGCGGTAGCGCGAACCGGCCACCAGCGAGCCCAGGTCCAGGGTGTAGAGCTGCTTGTCCTTGAGCGTCTCGGGGACCTCGCCGTGCACGATGGCCTGCGCCAGTCCCTCGACGACGGCGGTCTTGCCGACGCCGGGCTCGCCGATCAGCACCGGGTTGTTCTTGGTGCGCCGGCTCAGGACCTGCATCACCCGCTCGATTTCCTTTTCGCGGCCGATGACCGGGTCCAGCTTGCCCTCCATGGCGGCGGCCGTCAGGTTGCGGCCGAACTGGTCGAGAACCAGGGACGTGGAAGGCGAACCGGACTCGCCGCCGCGCCCGCCGGTGCCCGCCTCGGCGGCCTCCTTGCCCTGGTAGCCGCTCAGCAGCTGGATCACCTGCTGGCGCACCCGGGTCAGCTCGGCGCCGAGCTTGACCAGCACCTGAGCGGCCACGCCCTCACCCTCGCGGATCAGGCCGAGCAAAATGTGCTCGGTGCCGATGTAGTTGTGGCCGAGCTGCAGCGCCTCACGCAGGCTCAGCTCGAGAACCTTCTTGGCGCGCGGGGTGAACGGGATGTGCCCCGACGGCGCCTGCTGGCCCTGGCCGATGATCTCCTCGACCTGGCTGCGCACGCCCTCGAGCGAGATCCCCAGCGACTCCAGCGACTTGGCGGCGACGCCCTCGCCCTCGTGAATAAGACCCAACAGGATGTGCTCGGTGCCGATGTAGTTGTGGTTGAGCATCCTGGCTTCTTCTTGCGCCAGAACGACCACCCTGCGGGCACGGTCGGTAAATCTCTCGAACATCGGCTTACCTGCTCTTCCTCGCCATCGGTACAACCTCACTACCGGCTGGTGTCCACTGTAATGGTCGGCGCGCTACGGTTCCTAACTTGCGCCGACCTGTTCCTGACAACGGAGCAAACCGCCGAATCGTTTCCCTGATCACCGGCGAGCCGTTCGCCACCAGTGAAAAACCAAATAAAGCACCGGCGCCCGGACCCGATGGCCCGGACGCCGGTCGGTGGTCCCGCTAGGTCGCCGCGTGGAAGGCGTCGATCACGTCGGCCGGGATGCGGCCGCGAGTCGACACGTTGTGCCCGTTGCGGCGGGCCCATTCCCGGATCGCGGCGCTTTGCTCGCGGTCGATCGCGCCGCGGCCGCGGCCGCCACCCGAACGCCCCCGCCGCCGACCGCCGACACGCCGGCCGGCCGCCACCCATTGCTTCAGATCGCCGCGAAGTTTCGCGGCATTCTTTGAAGAAAGGTCGATCTCATAGGTCACCCCGTCAAGCCCGAATTCGACCGTTTCGTCGGCGGCGCCCGCCCCGTCGAAATCATCGACCAAGGTGACGGTCACTTTTTTCGCCATTAGCTCACCCTCGCGTTTCTGCCTTGCAGCCCAGCAACTTGGATTGACTCCCCGCAGACCAATCTGCCATATGTCCGCAGAATACTCAATCCGAGCAGATCATGCACAAGTTCAGTTGGAGTGTGGTCGAACAATCGGGAACAAAACTGTCTCCCGAATTGAGAGCCCGGTCAAAGTCATCAGCAACCTGTCGATACCCATTCCGGTTCCGGTGCACGGCGGCATCGCGTACTCGAGGGCGGCGAGAAAATCTTCGTCGAGTGCCATCGCCTCGTCGTCGCCGGCGGCCGCGGCGCGCGCTTGCTCGGCGAAGCGCTCACGCTGCACCACCGGATCGTTCAATTCGGAGTAGCCGGTGGCCAGTTCGACGCCGCGCACATAGAGGTCCCACTTCTCGGTCACACCCGGGATGCTGCGGTGCTGGCGAGTCAAAGGCGTTGTCTCGACTGGGAAATCCTTAACGAAGGTGGGCGCGGTCAAGGTGTTGCCCACCGCGTGCTCCCACAGTTCCTCGACGAGCTTGCCGTGCCCGTACCCGCGGTTGTCCGGAATCTCGATGCCCAGTCGGTCCGCAATTGAGCGCAGGTGTTCAACAGATGTCTCGGGGGTGATCTCTTCACCGAGCGCCGCCGACACCGACGGATACATTTGTAGCGACGACCATTCTCCGTCTATGTCGTACACACTGCCGTCCGGCAACGGCAGTTGTCGCGTCCCGATCGCCTCATCGGCCACCTCTTGAATAAGCTCCCGGGTTACGACTGCCGAATCGTCATAGGTGCCGTAGGTCTGGTAGGTCTCCAGCATGGAAAATTCGGGAGAATGCGTCGAATCGGTGCCTTCGTTTCGGAACACCCGATTTAGTTCGAAGACCTTGTCGAAACCACCGACGATGCAGCGCTTGAGGAACAGTTCCGGTGCGATCCTCAAGTAGAGATCGATGTCAAGCGCATTGGAATGCGTGATGAACGGCCGGGCCGCCGCGCCCCCGGCCAACGTCTGCAACATAGGCGTTTCGACTTCGGAAAAACCGCGCCGTTCCAGCGCGTTGCGTATGGCCCGAACCACGGCGATTCGCTGGCGGGCCACCGTTCGCGCCTGCGGGCGAACGATCAGATCCACATACCGCTGCCGCACCCGCGATTCTTCGCTCATCTCCTTGTGCGCGACGGGCAGCGGCCGCAACGACTTGGCGGCCATTTGCCACTCGTCGGCGAGCACGGACAGCTCACCGCGGCGTGAACTGATCACATTGCCGTGCACGTAAACGATGTCGCCAAGGTCGACGTCGGCCTTCCACGCGTCCAGCGCTTCCTTGCCGACCTTGTCGAGGCTGATCATCACCTGCAGGTTGGTGCCGTCGCCGTCCTGCAGCGTGGCGAAGCACAACTTTCCCGAATTGCGCGCGAAGATCACCCGGCCGGCGACGCCGACGACGTCATCGGTCGCGGTGTCGATCTCCAGGTCGGGGTGGGCGGCCCGGACCTCGGCCAGGGTGTGGGTCCGCTGGATCGCGACCGGATAAGGGTCGCGCCCCTCGGCCAGCAGGCGAGCGCGCTTTTCCCGGCGGATCTGGAACTGCTCGGGAAGGTCGGGATCGGCGTCACTCACGACGTGCCAGCTTAAAGGAACTGACCCCGGCGTTTGCGGGTGGCGTCGAGTGCGGATTGATTCTCGACGACGGGCTCAGCGCGCCGTCTTCAGCCGGCCGCGCTGCGAGTCCTGGTTGCGTTCGAAGACCAGCCGCAGGCCGTGCAGGGTCAGGTGGGGGTCGTAGTGGTTGGCGGTGCGCAGCTCGGGCAACAGCAGCGGCGCGGTGTGCCCGGTGGTCACGACCACGACGTCGTCGCCGGCGAAGCCGTCGATGTCCTCGCGGATGCGCCCGACCAGCCCATCGACCAGCCCGGCGAAGCCGAACACCGCACCCGCCTGCATGCATTCGACGGTGTTCTTGCCGAGCACCGAGCGGGGCCGGGCCAATTCGACGTTAAGCAGCGCCGCGGACCGGGCCGCCGCGGCATCCGACGACACCTGCACCCCGGGCGCGATGGCGCCGCCGAGGAATTCGCCCTTGGCCGACACCAGGTCCACGCAGATCGACGACCCGAAATCGACGACAATGGCGGCCGACTTGAACCGGTGAAATGCGGCCAGGCAGTTGACGATCCGGTCGGTGCCCAATTGTTTGGGGTTGTCGACCAGCAGCGGAATGCCGGTGCGCACGCCCGGCTCGATCAACACGTGCGGCACCGACGGCCAGTACTGGTCGAGCATCACCCGCATCTCCTGCAGCACCGACGGAACCGTGGAGAGGGCGGAGGCGCCGCTGAGCCGCTCGGAATCGTCGCCGATCAGCCCGTCGATGGTGAGCGCAAGTTCGTCGGCGGTGACTTCGGGTTCGGTGCGAATCCGCCACTGCTGCACCACCTTTGCGTGCTCCTTGGAGCCCGACAGCAACCCGACGACGGTGTGGGTGTTACGGACGTCGATCGCCAGCAGCACGGCTACCGTGCACCCATGCGGGGGTTCATCAGCTCGGCCGCTGCAAGATCAAAGTCCGGGACGAAGGCGGGATCGCTGCCCAGGTCGATCTGCTTGTTGTCCGCGTCGACGAACACGATCCGCGGCTTGTACTCGCGGGCCTCGGCGTCCTCCATGGTTCCGTAGGCGATCAGAATCACCAGATCGCCGGGATGAACGAGATGCGCTGCGGCGCCGTTGATGCCAATCACCCCGCTGCCGCGCTCACCGGTGATCGCGTAGGTCACCAGCCGGGCGCCGTTGTCGATGTCGACGATGGTGACCTGTTCGCCCTCGAGCAGGTCGGCGGCGTCCATCAGGTCGGCGTCGATGGTCACCGAGCCGACGTAGTGCAGATCGGCCTGCGTGACCGTGGCGCGGTGGATCTTCGATTTCAGCATCGTCCGTAACATCAGTTCCTCCAAGGTGATTGAGCAATATCTTTCGCGTCCGGCCCCACGGGTGCCGGCGATAGAGCCCCTAGCTCGACTGCGATGTTGTCCAGCAGCCTGGTCTTTCCCAGCCGGGCGGCGACCAGCAGCCGGCCGGGTCCCTCGGTCGGTGCGGGACCCAGCCCGGGGTCGCGCAGCTCCAAGTAGTCGACGCTGATCGCGGGCACGGCGTCGAGCACGGCGCGGGCCGCGGTCAGCGCTGCCGGCGCGCCGGCCGGCGCGGCGTGCATCCCGGCCAGCAGCGCGGCCGAGAGCGTCGCGGCCAATTCGCGCTGCACCGAATCCAGGTAGCGGTTGCGCGACGACATCGCCAGCCCATCGGACTCGCGCACCGTCGGAACCCCGATCACGTCGACGCCGACGTTGAGGTCGGTCACCATCTGCCGGATCATCACCAACTGCTGATAGTCCTTCTCGCCGAAGAAGATTCGATCGGGGCGCACGATCTGCAGCAGCTTGAGCACCACCGTCAGCACGCCGCCGAAATGCGTTGGCCGGGCCGCGCCCTCGAGTTCGGCGGCCAACGGACCCGGCTGCACCGTGGTGCGCAGCCCGTCCGGATACATCGCCGCGGCGGTCGGCGCGAACACGATCTCGACGCCCTCGCCGCGCAGCAACGCCAGGTCGTCGTCCAGGGTCCGCGGGTAGGTGTCGAGATCCTCGCCGGCCCCGAATTGCAGCGGGTTGACGAAGATCGACACCACGACCACCGAGCCGGGGACCCGTTTGGCGGCGCGGACCAGGGCGAGGTGCCCGTCGTGCAGCGCGCCCATGGTCGGCACCAGCATCACGCGGCGGCCGGTGTGCCGCAGCGCGCGGCTCACCTCGGTGACATCGCGCGGAACCGAATACAGGTTGAGCACGCCGGGTTCGAATTTCTGCGTCACGCCGTCAGCACCTCGACGACGTCGGCGGGCGCGTGTGCGCGCCGCGCGGTCCGCAACGCGTTCACCCGATAGGCCTCGGCCAACTCCCCGTCGACCCGGTGCAGCGCGGCCAGATGCGCGGCGACGGCGGCGGCGTCGCCCCGGGCGACCGGGCCCGTCAGCGCGGCCTGCCCGCGTTGCAGCGTGTTCTGCAGCGCCGCCCGGGCCAGCGGCCCGACGATCCGTTCGGCGATGCCGCCGGGCGCATCCTCGACGAGTTGTTGGCCAAGGAGCTCGCTGCCGCGCAGCGCCGCCCGCAACGCGTCGAGCGCATCGGCGACCACGGTCACGATGTGGTTGCCGGCGTGGGCCAGGGCGGCGTGATACAGGACCCGCGCCTCCTCGCGCACGCAGAACGGCTCCCCGCCCATCTCGAGCACCAGCGACTGCGCGATCGCCTGCCCGACGTCGTCGGCGGCGGTGATGCCGAAGCAGGTGTCGGGCAGGCGGCTGACGTCCTCGTCGGAGCCGGTGAAGGTCATCGCCGGGTGAATCGCCAGCGGGATGCAGCCGCCGCCATCCTCGCGGGCGAGCGGCGCCAGGACCTCGACGCCGTTGGCGCCGGAGGTGTGGGCCACGATCGTTCCGGGCCGCACCGCCGACGTCGCGGCCAGGCCGGACACCAGGCCCGCGAGCTCGCTGTCCGGAACCGCCAGCAGCAGCAGCTCGGCGGCGGCGGCGACGTCCGGCGGCGCCAGCACCGGGGTATCGCGCAGCCGGCGCGCCGCCCGCTGCCGGGACGCGTGAGAAATGGCGCTGCAGGCGACCACGACGTGGTCGGCGCGCTCCAGCGCGACGCCCAATGCGGTTCCTACCCGGCCCGCGGAGATGATCCCCACCTTGAGCCTGGCCGGGCGCAAACCGTCGAACTGCACCATCGCAGACGGCCTCACAGTGTCTTGGTTTCGTTCCAGTCCCGCGCTCGCGGGTACCGGACGGTCAGTAAGACTCTAGTCGATTTCGCAGGCAGGACCCAGTGTCATCCGTCACGTCGGCGGCGTCGGCCGCCTCCGGTTGGCTCGACCTGCAGCCGCGCCAGCAGGTCGGCGACGGACTGCCCGCCGGATCGGGAGCGTCGCCCCCCCGATTCCCCCGACTCGTCATCGATGCTGCGATGCCGAGGTGCCGGCTCGGGAGGCGGCGCCGGCGCCAGCCGCGGGGGCGGGGTTTCGCCGTCGTCGTCGGGGTGCTCCGTCGAATGCCGCGAGTGCGCCCGGCGGCCCGACTCGCCGAATGGACCGCCCTCGGTGACCTCGGGGCTGGAATGCCGGGCGCGCCGGCGACCCGTCAGCGGGTCCGGTGCGTCCGGCTCGTCGACACCGGACCAGTTGCTGCCCGGCGCCCCAGCGGGCAACCACCGCCCGTCGGCGCTGGTTGGTTGCCAGTGCGGCGATTCGGGCTGCGTTTGCGGTGCCGGCTCGGGGGCTGGCGGCGGGGGCTGATACGGCGGCGGCTCGCGCGGCGGCGCGGGCTGTCGGGGCGGCGTCGCGCCGGCGGGCGGGACTCGCACCTCGGACACGTCGATGATCGGCGATTCGTCGGTGCGCTCGAGCGCATTTTCCGGGGGTACGTCCGAGAGCCGATCGCTGGACACCCAGTCGGCCGGTGCGCTGCCGCCGCTGCGGGCCCAGTCCGCCCGGGAATTCTCCAGGGCTCGGCGGTCGGCGAGGTCGGTGTCAAACAAGATCTCCAGGTTGGCGCGCAATGCGGCCAACTCCGCCCGCAGCGCCGCCACCTCGTCGGCCGCCTGGGCCCGCAGCTCGGCGGCCAGCTCGCGACGCAGCTGCGACTCCACCGTCAGCTCGTATTCGCGCCGGGCCGAGATTTCCCGATCCAACTGCAGGTCATAGACCAGCTTCAGGTCCCGCACTTTCGACTGGTCCGCGTCGCTTTGCCGGCGGTAAAGCACCGAAACGAAGGCGCCGGCGACTGCGGCCCACAGCGCCAGGATCACAGCGAGCTTGAGCAGTTCCACACGATTGGTGAAAACCAGTGCGGAACTGGCCCCCATCGCGAGGACCAGCAACGCCGTCAAGAGCACCCAACCCGGCCTGCGGCCGCCGCGCCGGACCCGGGCGCCGCGGGACAGAACGGTCATGGCCTGACTGTACCTGTGCGAGGTCACACAGCGTGTCGCGTCACTCCGGCGATTCTCGGCTAGCCCTCGCTAGCCTTCAGAGCCCTCGCCGTGCTCGGTCGGGTCCTGCGGAGACTTACAGCAATGCTGCAGCCACAGGGCGGCGACGACCAACGCCAGCGCGCTGACGGCCGCCACCACGGCGCCGGAGGTGTCCTCGGCGGCGGCGCGCAGCCAGGATCGCCGCGGCAGCAGGTACACCAACACCGCGATCCACCAACCCAGCACCAGCGCACCCACCCATGCCGACGCCTTGGCGATCACCACGCTGCGGGCCACCGCCAGCGGATGCAGCCAGCCCGGCCCGTCGCCGATCTCGCCGTCGCTGATCTTGACCCGCACGTAGCGCGCCCACAGCGCCTCGGCGACGGCCACCGCCCCCAGCGACAGCCCCGTCCACACCGTGATCGGGGGGAACCACCGATAGAGCAGCATCACCAGCAGATAGCCCAGCACCCCGGCCACCACCACCGCGGCCGTCAGCTCACGCTTGCGGGTCGGTCCCATCAGTGCGTTTTCGGCTCGAGGGTCAGCGGGGATAGCCGCACCCCGGCCCGGTCGGCCGGGTCCAGTTCGGCCAGCAGCCGCGCCACCGGCCGCGGCCCGCCGCTGACCGTCAGCTCGGCGTCGGGGTCGACGGCCAGCCACGGGATCAGCACGAACGCCCGCAGGTGGGCCAGGGGGTGCGGCAGGGTCAGGTCGCTTTCCACCGCGACCACCTCGGTGTCCCCGTAGCAGGCGATCAGGTCCACGTCGAGGGTCCGCGGGCCCCAGCGCTGGCCACGGACCCGGCCCGCGGCCCGCTCGAACTCCTGCGCCCGGCGCAGCCAGGCGCGCGCGTCGCGGGACGGGTCGTCGGCGATCAGCACCGCGTTGAGGAACGGTCCCTGCTCGGTCTCACCCCAGGGGTCGGTCTCATACACCGGAGACATCGCGACCACCGCGTCACCCAGCCCGTCGACGACCGCCTGCAGCCGGGCCAGGCGATCACCCAGGTTCGAGCCGATCGACAGCACGACGCGCGTCATACCGCTCGACCATCGGGGCCGGCCGGGACCACCGAACCGCGACCGCCGCGGCGCGAGCGCCGCACCACCACCGCCACGTCGGCGAACTGCTGCTCGATGGGGGCCTGCGGCTTGTGCACCACCACCTC is from Mycobacterium conspicuum and encodes:
- a CDS encoding DUF6779 domain-containing protein, encoding MTVLSRGARVRRGGRRPGWVLLTALLVLAMGASSALVFTNRVELLKLAVILALWAAVAGAFVSVLYRRQSDADQSKVRDLKLVYDLQLDREISARREYELTVESQLRRELAAELRAQAADEVAALRAELAALRANLEILFDTDLADRRALENSRADWARSGGSAPADWVSSDRLSDVPPENALERTDESPIIDVSEVRVPPAGATPPRQPAPPREPPPYQPPPPAPEPAPQTQPESPHWQPTSADGRWLPAGAPGSNWSGVDEPDAPDPLTGRRRARHSSPEVTEGGPFGESGRRAHSRHSTEHPDDDGETPPPRLAPAPPPEPAPRHRSIDDESGESGGRRSRSGGQSVADLLARLQVEPTGGGRRRRRDG
- a CDS encoding DUF3180 domain-containing protein → MGPTRKRELTAAVVVAGVLGYLLVMLLYRWFPPITVWTGLSLGAVAVAEALWARYVRVKISDGEIGDGPGWLHPLAVARSVVIAKASAWVGALVLGWWIAVLVYLLPRRSWLRAAAEDTSGAVVAAVSALALVVAALWLQHCCKSPQDPTEHGEGSEG
- the folK gene encoding 2-amino-4-hydroxy-6-hydroxymethyldihydropteridine diphosphokinase, with the translated sequence MTRVVLSIGSNLGDRLARLQAVVDGLGDAVVAMSPVYETDPWGETEQGPFLNAVLIADDPSRDARAWLRRAQEFERAAGRVRGQRWGPRTLDVDLIACYGDTEVVAVESDLTLPHPLAHLRAFVLIPWLAVDPDAELTVSGGPRPVARLLAELDPADRAGVRLSPLTLEPKTH